The following proteins are co-located in the Mus caroli chromosome 7, CAROLI_EIJ_v1.1, whole genome shotgun sequence genome:
- the Znf606 gene encoding zinc finger protein 606: MAAINPWPSWGTLMDQSWGMAAAEPSISWALCPQDPAWHMEGSPEKDGRKAGGLPVAQVEEPVTFKDVAVAFTQEEWGQLDLVQRTLYRDVMLETYGHLLSVGNEIAKPEVISLLEQGEEPWSVEQGYPKSSCPEWMRNTESKALIPAQSVFEEEQSSNGMMLERYIWDNPWLSRLGVLGYGDQLEMYHMNQSTGMRQMVFMQKQVLSQRGSEFCELGTEYSQSLNLIPSQRVSQLEHFYKPDTHLESWSCNSAIMYADKVTCENSDYNKAFCQSIQPVYPAKMQTGDNLFKCTDAVKSFNHIIQFGDHKAVHTGEKLYGYKEYHQIFNQSPSLSEYPKLQIGGNQYEKYKEYENIFYFSSFMEHQKIGSVEKTYKYNEWEKVFGYDSLLTQHTSTYTAEKPYEFNKCGTSFIWSSYLIQHKKTHPGEKPYECDKCGKVFRNRSALTKHERTHTGVKPYECNKCGKAFSWNSHLIVHTRIHTGEKPYVCNECGKSFNWNSHLIGHQRTHTGEKPFECTECGKSFSWSSHLIAHMRMHTGEKPFKCDECEKAFRDYSALSKHERTHSGAKPYKCTECGKSFSWSSHLIAHQRTHTGEKPYNCQECGKAFRERSALTKHEIIHSGIKPYECNKCGKSCSQMAHLVRHQRTHTGEKPYECNKCGKSFSQSCHLVAHRRIHTGEKPYKCNQCERSFNCSSHLIAHRRTHTGEKPYRCNECGKAFNESSSLIVHLRNHTGEKPYKCNHCEKAFCKNSSLIIHQRMHSGEKRFICNQCGRAFSGHSALLQHQKNHSEEKL, encoded by the exons ATGGCTGCCATCAACCCATGGCCCTCCTGGG GTACCCTCATGGACCAGTCTTGGGGGATGGCAGCTGCTGAGCCTTCTATCTCCTGGG CTCTGTGTCCTCAGGATCCAGCATGGCACATGGAGGGAAGCCCTGAGAAGGACGGAAGGAAAGCAGGTGGGCTCCCAGTAGCCCAAGTCGAG GAACCAGTGACTTTCAAAGATGTGGCTGTGGCCTTTACCCAAGAAGAATGGGGACAGCTAGACCTTGTTCAGCGGACTCTGTACCgtgatgtgatgctggagacctaTGGACACCTACTTTCTGTGG GGAATGAGATTGCTAAGCCTGAAGTCATCTCCCTATTGGAACAAGGAGAAGAGCCATGGTCAGTGGAGCAAGGATATCCTAAAAGCAGTTGTCCAG AGTGGATGAGAAATACTGAAAGCAAAGCATTGATTCCAGCACAGAGTGTTTTTGAGGAAGAACAATCCAGCAATGGAATGATGTTAGAAAGATACATATGGGATAATCCTTGGCTCTCCAGGCTAGGAGTTCTGGGATATGGAGACCAATTAGAAATGTATCACATGAACCAGAGCACAGGTATGAGGCAAATGGTCTTTATGCAAAAACAAGTACTTTCTCAACGAGGTTCTGAATTCTGTGAACTTGGCACAGAGTACAGCCAAAGCTTAAACTTAATTCCGTCTCAGAGAGTTTCTCAATTAGAACATTTCTACAAACCTGATACACATCTTGAAAGTTGGAGCTGTAATTCAGCCATAATGTATGCAGATAAGGTTACCTGTGAAAATAGTGATTATAATAAAGCCTTTTGCCAGTCTATTCAGCCTGTATACCCTGCAAAAATGCAAACTGGAGATAATCTGTTCAAATGTACTGATGCTGTGAAGTCTTTCAATCATATTATACAGTTTGGTGATCATAAAGCAGTACATACAGGAGAAAAACTCTATGGATATAAGGAATACCATCAAATCTTTAACCAGAGCCCATCACTTAGTGAATACCCAAAACTTCAAATTGGAGGAAACCAGTATGAGAAATATAAGGAATATGAGAATATCTTTTATTTCTCATCTTTTATGGAACATCAAAAAATTGGCAGTGTAgaaaaaacatataaatacaatgaATGGGAGAAAGTCTTTGGTTACGACTCATTACTTACTcaacatacaagcacatacactgcagagaaaccctatgaattcAACAAATGTGGAACATCTTTTATCTGGAGCTCTTACCTTATTCAGCATAAGAAAACTCAtcctggagagaaaccctatgaatgtgatAAATGTGGAAAAGTTTTTAGGAATCGTTCAGCCCTTACTAAGCATGAACGGACACACACTGGAGtaaaaccctatgaatgtaacaaatgtgggaaagccttcagttGGAATTCTCATCTTATTGTACACACAAGAATCCATACAGGAGAAAAACCTTATGTATGTAATGAATGTGGAAAATCTTTCAACTGGAACTCCCATCTTATTGGACATCAGAGAactcatactggagaaaaacctttTGAGTGTACTGAATGTGGCAAGTCTTTTAGCTGGAGTTCCCATCTCATTGCCCACATGCGGatgcatactggagagaaaccctttaAATGTGATGAATGTGAAAAAGCTTTTAGGGATTATTCAGCCCTTAGTAAACATGAAAGAACTCACTCTGGAGCAAAACCATATAAATGTACTGAGTGTGGAAAGTCCTTCAGCTGGAGCTCCCATCTTATTGCTCACCAGAGAACTCACACGGGAGAGAAACCTTATAACTGTCAAGAATGTGGCAAAGCTTTCAGAGAGCGTTCAGCCCTTACAAAACATGAAATTATCCATTCTGGAATtaagccctatgaatgtaataAATGTGGAAAATCCTGTAGCCAGATGGCTCATCTTGTTAGGCATCAAAGGACTCATACTGGAGAAAAGCCCTATGAGTGCAATAAATGTGGAAAATCCTTCAGTCAGAGCTGTCACCTTGTTGCTCATCGGAGAATTCACACTGGTGAGAAACCgtataaatgtaatcaatgtgaacGATCCTTTAATTGTAGCTCTCACCTAATTGCACACCGGAGaactcatactggagagaaaccgtACAGGTGTAATGAGTGTGGGAAGGCATTTAATGAGAGTTCTTCCCTTATTGTACACTTGAGAAACCATAccggagagaaaccctacaaatgtaatcatTGTGAAAAAGCTTTCTGTAAGAATTCTTCCCTGATTATTCATCAGAGAATGCATAGTGGAGAGAAACGCTTTATATGCAATCAGTGTGGAAGAGCTTTTAGTGGTCATTCGGCCTTACTTCAACATCAGAAAAACCATAGTGAAGAAAAACTGTAA